Proteins encoded together in one Gammaproteobacteria bacterium window:
- the hemE gene encoding uroporphyrinogen decarboxylase has product MSELRNDRFLRALLREPVDRTPVWIMRQAGRYLPEYRATRARAGSFLNLCKTPELACEVTLQPLERFPLDAAILFSDILTIPDAMGLGLYFAEGEGPRFEHPVRTRKEIEALCVPDPEQELGYVIDAVRLIRQELDGRVPLIGFSGSPWTLATYMVEGGSSREFARIKGLLYDDPDTLHRLLETIAASVVSYLTAQIQAGAQAVMVFDTWGGNLTPEAYREFSLAYMQRIVEGLPRSHDSRRVPIVLFTKGGGQWLEHMAQTGCDALGLDWTTNIGDARSRVGDQVALQGNLDPAVLYASPARIREQVGKVLNDFGHGSGHVFNLGHGIHPQIDPEHVAALVDAVHELSRPFHG; this is encoded by the coding sequence ATGAGTGAACTCCGGAACGATCGGTTTCTGCGCGCCCTGCTGCGCGAACCGGTCGACCGTACCCCCGTGTGGATCATGCGACAGGCCGGACGCTACCTGCCCGAATATCGGGCCACCCGCGCCCGGGCCGGAAGCTTCCTGAATCTGTGCAAGACACCGGAGCTGGCCTGCGAGGTCACGCTGCAGCCGCTGGAGCGCTTCCCGCTGGATGCCGCCATCCTGTTCTCGGACATCCTCACCATCCCAGACGCCATGGGCCTCGGCCTGTACTTTGCCGAGGGCGAAGGCCCGCGGTTCGAGCATCCCGTGCGTACGCGCAAGGAGATCGAGGCGCTGTGCGTACCCGACCCGGAACAGGAACTGGGTTACGTAATCGATGCCGTGCGCCTGATCCGGCAGGAATTGGATGGCCGGGTACCGCTGATCGGCTTTTCCGGCAGCCCATGGACGCTGGCCACCTATATGGTCGAAGGCGGTTCCAGTCGCGAATTCGCGCGTATCAAAGGCCTGCTGTACGACGACCCCGACACGCTGCATCGGCTGCTGGAAACCATCGCCGCCAGCGTCGTCTCATACCTGACGGCCCAGATTCAGGCCGGCGCCCAGGCCGTCATGGTGTTCGATACCTGGGGCGGCAACCTCACCCCGGAGGCCTACCGGGAATTCTCCCTGGCCTACATGCAGCGTATTGTCGAAGGCCTGCCCCGCTCACATGACAGCCGGCGCGTCCCGATCGTCCTGTTCACCAAGGGCGGCGGGCAATGGCTGGAGCACATGGCGCAGACCGGCTGCGATGCGTTGGGCCTGGACTGGACGACCAATATCGGCGATGCCCGTTCGCGCGTGGGCGACCAAGTTGCCCTGCAGGGCAATCTGGATCCCGCTGTGCTGTATGCCTCGCCCGCGCGAATCCGCGAGCAGGTAGGCAAGGTGTTGAATGATTTCGGGCACGGCAGCGGGCATGTCTTCAATCTGGGACACGGCATACATCCGCAGATCGACCCGGAGCACGTTGCGGCCCTGGTGGACGCGGTACACGAACTGAGCCGCCCCTTCCACGGCTGA
- a CDS encoding FAD-dependent oxidoreductase, with protein sequence MMANPMQFLEIPRQDPAKTRVEERVVQFREIYGQFDPQTAAHQAGRCLACGNPYCEWKCPVHNYIPNWLKLIAEGNLFEAAELSHKTNSLPEVCGRVCPQDRLCEGACTLNDGFGAVTIGSIEKYITDEALKQGWRPDLSQVTDTGKRVAIVGAGPAGLGCADVLVRNGVKPVVYDRYQEIGGLLTFGIPPFKLEKEVIKRRRELMEEMGVEFVLGTDIGTDLPFQQLLDEYDAVFLGMGTYTYMKGGFPGEDLPGVHEALPYLISNIDRLLGLEAHPEDFIDMRGQRVVVLGGGDTAMDCNRTAIRQHAASVTCAYRRDEENMPGSRREVANAKEEGVKFLFNRQPVEIVGDGRVEGVKVITTQLGEPDERGRRRPEPVPGSEEIIPADRVVIAFGFRPSPAAWLAEFDIDTHPDGRIKAAPNKDASYQSTNPKVFAGGDMVRGSDLVVTAVFEGRQAAEGILNHLGV encoded by the coding sequence ATCATGGCCAACCCTATGCAGTTTCTGGAGATTCCGCGCCAAGATCCGGCCAAGACCCGGGTTGAGGAGCGCGTTGTCCAGTTTCGGGAAATATACGGACAATTCGATCCCCAGACCGCCGCGCATCAGGCGGGACGCTGCCTCGCCTGCGGCAATCCGTACTGCGAATGGAAGTGCCCGGTACACAACTACATCCCCAACTGGCTCAAGCTGATCGCCGAAGGCAATCTGTTTGAAGCCGCCGAACTCTCCCACAAGACCAACTCCCTGCCCGAGGTCTGCGGCCGGGTCTGCCCGCAGGACCGCCTCTGCGAAGGCGCCTGCACGCTGAACGACGGCTTTGGCGCGGTCACCATCGGCTCCATCGAGAAATACATTACCGACGAGGCCCTCAAGCAGGGCTGGCGCCCCGACCTCTCGCAGGTGACCGACACCGGCAAGCGCGTAGCCATCGTGGGTGCCGGACCGGCCGGTCTCGGTTGCGCCGACGTCCTGGTGCGCAACGGCGTCAAACCCGTGGTCTACGACCGCTACCAGGAAATCGGCGGCCTGCTGACCTTCGGCATCCCGCCGTTCAAGCTGGAAAAAGAGGTCATCAAGCGGCGCCGTGAGCTGATGGAGGAGATGGGGGTCGAATTCGTGCTCGGCACCGACATTGGTACCGACCTGCCCTTCCAGCAGCTGCTGGACGAATACGATGCCGTCTTCCTCGGCATGGGCACCTATACCTATATGAAAGGCGGCTTCCCGGGCGAGGATCTGCCCGGCGTGCACGAGGCGCTGCCGTACCTCATTTCCAACATAGACCGCCTGCTGGGCCTTGAAGCCCATCCGGAAGACTTCATCGACATGCGCGGTCAGCGCGTGGTGGTCCTGGGTGGCGGCGACACCGCGATGGACTGCAACCGCACCGCCATTCGCCAGCATGCCGCGAGCGTCACCTGCGCCTATCGCCGCGACGAAGAAAACATGCCCGGATCGCGCCGCGAGGTCGCCAACGCCAAGGAAGAAGGCGTGAAGTTCCTCTTCAACCGCCAGCCCGTGGAGATCGTCGGCGACGGCCGCGTGGAGGGCGTCAAGGTCATCACCACCCAATTGGGCGAGCCCGACGAGCGCGGCCGCCGACGCCCCGAGCCGGTTCCCGGTTCGGAGGAAATCATCCCGGCCGACCGGGTGGTCATCGCCTTCGGTTTTCGTCCCAGCCCGGCCGCCTGGCTTGCCGAGTTCGATATCGACACCCACCCCGACGGCCGCATCAAGGCTGCGCCGAACAAGGATGCCAGCTATCAGTCGACTAATCCCAAGGTGTTCGCCGGCGGCGACATGGTGCGCGGCTCCGATCTGGTGGTGACCGCCGTGTTCGAAGGCCGCCAGGCCGCCGAAGGCATCCTGAACCACCTCGGCGTCTGA
- a CDS encoding GatB/YqeY domain-containing protein yields the protein MADAASDLKGRITEDMKAAMRAREQERLNTIRLILSAIKQVEVDTRETLDDTQVLQVLDKMTKQRRESIAQFEQAGREDLAAKERSELDVILGYMPEPLTDAELDTLIAEALEATGAASVKDMGKVMGYLKPKIQGRADMGALGGRIKQRLSS from the coding sequence ATGGCTGACGCAGCCTCTGACCTGAAGGGGCGCATCACCGAGGATATGAAGGCTGCGATGCGCGCCCGCGAGCAGGAGCGCCTCAACACCATCCGCCTCATCCTCTCAGCCATTAAACAGGTCGAAGTCGATACGCGCGAGACCCTGGACGACACCCAGGTGCTGCAGGTCCTGGACAAGATGACCAAGCAGCGCAGGGAATCCATCGCGCAGTTCGAGCAGGCCGGCCGTGAGGACCTGGCGGCCAAGGAGCGGTCCGAACTGGACGTGATTCTGGGCTACATGCCGGAACCGCTCACCGACGCCGAGCTCGATACCCTGATTGCCGAGGCCCTGGAGGCGACCGGTGCCGCGTCCGTCAAGGACATGGGCAAGGTCATGGGCTACCTCAAGCCCAAGATTCAGGGGCGGGCGGACATGGGCGCCCTCGGCGGCAGGATCAAACAGCGCCTGTCGAGCTAG
- the rpsU gene encoding 30S ribosomal protein S21: MPSVKVKENEPFEIALRRFKRSCEKAGILTEVRRREFYEKPTEARKRKAAAAVKRTMKRVSREQARRTRLY, encoded by the coding sequence ATGCCCAGCGTTAAAGTGAAGGAAAACGAGCCCTTCGAGATCGCCCTGCGTCGCTTCAAGCGCAGCTGCGAGAAGGCCGGTATTCTGACCGAAGTGCGTCGTCGCGAATTCTACGAAAAGCCCACCGAGGCCCGTAAGCGCAAGGCCGCAGCCGCCGTGAAGCGCACCATGAAGCGCGTCAGCCGCGAACAGGCCCGTCGTACCCGACTGTACTGA